Sequence from the Curtobacterium sp. MCLR17_007 genome:
GAGACTGGCGTCCACACGACCACCCGCCCGCGCGGCGGTCTGCGCCGCGATCTCGGTGCGCTTCCGCCCGAGCGGGGCGAAGGTGGCGATCGCGCAGATGGTGAAGCCGACCGCGACGAACGCCACGACCCACCACCAGTTCACGAACAGGAAGAGCAGACACCCGACGGCGACCGTGGCGGTCCACGCGTAGAAGATCAGCACCGCGTGGAAGTGCGAGTGCCCCATGTCGAGCAAGCGGTGGTGCAGGTGCTTGCGGTCCGCCGAGAACGGCGACTTGCCCGCGCTGAGCCGGCGGAACACGGCCAGCCCGAAGTCGAGCATGGGCACGATCAGGATCGCGAAGGGCAGCAGGATCGGGATGAACGCCGGCAGCAGGTCGGTCCGGGTGCGGACCGCCGCGGGGTCGATGTTGCCCGTGATGGACACGGCGCTCGTGGCCATCAGGAACCCGACGAGCAGCGCGCCGGCATCGCCCATGAAGAGCTTCGCCGGGTGCCAGTTGAGGACGAGGAAGCCGCAGCACGCACCGACCAGCACCGCGGTCAGCAGCGACGGCAGGTTGAAGAAGAACTCGGTCTGCACGACCACGCGGTTGATGAAGAACGTGTAGAGGAAGAACACCCCGCCGGCGATGATCGCGACCCCGGCCACGAGTCCGTCGAGTCCGTCGATGAAGTTCACCGCGTTCATGACGAGCACCACGGCCAGCACGGTGAAGATCAGGCTCATGTAGGACGAGCCCACGCCGAGCGTGTTGCCGATCGGCAGCGAGACGATCGCGACGCCCTGCCACGCCAGGATCCCGGCGGCGATGATCTGCCCGGCGAGCTTGGTCATCCAGTCGAGGTCCCAGATGTCGTCGGCGACGCCCAGGACCACGATGATGGTCGCGCCCGCCAACACGGCGAGCACGCGCTGTGGCTCGGCGAACACGAGCCGGAAGAAGTCGATCCCCTGGATGTGCGGGAACACGAACCAGGCGCAGAGCAACGAGACGACCACGCCGAGGAACATCGCGATGCCGCCCAGGCGCGGGACCGGCGTGCGGTGGACGTCACGCTCGCGGACCTGCGGGTACCACCGGTACTTGACGCCCGCCTTCCAGAGCACCCAGCTGACCAGGAAGCTCACGACTGCGGAGATGGCCCCCGCGAGCAGGTAGTACTTCACGTGACGAGGTCGGCCCCCACGACCCGTTCGATCTCGGAGTCCGGGATCACCCCGTGCCGGACGATCCGCAGGCCGTCACCCGTCGACAGCCCGGTCGCGTCGACGATCGTCGAGCCCGTCGAGGCAGCGACACCGTCATGGACGTCGAGCGTGCCGCCGTCGAGGTACACCGCGACGCTCTCGCCGAGCATCGACTCCGC
This genomic interval carries:
- a CDS encoding MraY family glycosyltransferase, producing the protein MKYYLLAGAISAVVSFLVSWVLWKAGVKYRWYPQVRERDVHRTPVPRLGGIAMFLGVVVSLLCAWFVFPHIQGIDFFRLVFAEPQRVLAVLAGATIIVVLGVADDIWDLDWMTKLAGQIIAAGILAWQGVAIVSLPIGNTLGVGSSYMSLIFTVLAVVLVMNAVNFIDGLDGLVAGVAIIAGGVFFLYTFFINRVVVQTEFFFNLPSLLTAVLVGACCGFLVLNWHPAKLFMGDAGALLVGFLMATSAVSITGNIDPAAVRTRTDLLPAFIPILLPFAILIVPMLDFGLAVFRRLSAGKSPFSADRKHLHHRLLDMGHSHFHAVLIFYAWTATVAVGCLLFLFVNWWWVVAFVAVGFTICAIATFAPLGRKRTEIAAQTAARAGGRVDASLDPLDRAAAGRDRPVTGGPRSGPTRPTTGEPS